Proteins from one Elgaria multicarinata webbii isolate HBS135686 ecotype San Diego chromosome 3, rElgMul1.1.pri, whole genome shotgun sequence genomic window:
- the NPFF gene encoding pro-FMRFamide-related neuropeptide FF, which produces MEAAHILLVLALLSGCLRSGQGLEEEGLSNKELLAEEPNPYPERLFDWMQQENEERAAQSPPEEHPLGILLRSFLHAVQRPGRSPSFLFQPQRFGRDARASSSSSGRINPRAWDSMAPQFLSMAAPQRFGKKK; this is translated from the exons ATGGAAGCCGCCCACATCTTGCTGGTGCTGGCCTTGCTCTCAGGATGCCTGAGGTCAGGCCAAGGCCTGGAGGAAGAGGGACTCAGCAACAAGGAGCTCTTAGCTGAAGAGCCCAATCCGTACCCAGAGAGACTCTTCGACTGGATG CAGCAAGAAAACGAGGAACGGGCTGCCCAGAGCCCCCCTGAGGAGCATCCGCTGGGCATCCTTCTCCGCTCCTtcctccatgctgtgcagagacCCGGCCGCAGCCCTTCCTTTCTGTTCCAGCCCCAAAG GTTCGGCCGTGATGCCCGGGCCAGTTCCAGCAGCAGTGGCCGGATCAACCCCCGGGCGTGGGACTCCATGGCACCGCAGTTTCTGAGCATGGCCGCTCCGCAGCGCTTTGGCAAGAAGAAATGA